Below is a genomic region from Leptotrichia shahii.
TTTTTGGTAAATTAATATAAATTAAAAGCAGAAAGGTAAAAAAATTAATGAGTTCAAGGTTAACGAAAAAAAGTTATATAATTTATGGGCTTGGTGTTTCATATTTTATGATTGACCAGATTTATAATCAATGGCTGTCGTATTATTATTTGCCGCCTGAAACGGAAAAAAATTTAGTTCCGTTGCTAAAGCCTCAATATTTAGTTCTGGCATTTATTTTTGCGAGGATTATTGATGCAATATCAGATCCTGTAGTAGGATTTTTATCAGACAATTCCAAATCACGTTTTGGAAAAAGGTCAATATTTATGCTAATTGGAGGATTACCGCTTGGACTTCTTACAATTATGTATTTTTATCCAGTTAAAAGTTCGCAGCTGGTAACACTTATTTATTTGTCAATTGTTGGAGGACTGTATTTTACAGCTTATACTTTGGTTGCAGCACCGTATAATGCCTTAATTCCAGATTTGGCTTCCAATAAGGAGGAAAGACTTAACTTATCTACGATGCAGTCGACTTTTAGGCTTATATTTACTGGTATTGCGATGGTTCTGCCTGGTATTTTGATTTCAAAATTGGGAAGAATAAATGGAGTTCTAAATACAGAAGTTGGAATACGTAAAACAGTAATTTTGATTACAATATTGTCAGTTTTGGGAATTTATGCGTGCGTATTTTTTCTAAAGGAAAAACAGCTTACACAAAATCGCCCTAAGACTGAATCACTAGGATTTATGAAATCAATTTCACATTTGAAGAATAAAGAAATTATTTTGTATTTTTTGGGATATTTCTTTTTCTTTTGTGGATTTAATATACTTCGTGGGGATTTGACGTATTATTTGAGTGCTGTAATGCAAAAGGACATAAAGTATTTGACTGTAATATCAGTTGTGCTATTTGGGATGGCGGGGCTGTTTTTTCCAATTACAAACAAGTTTGGGAAAAAATATTCGTATAAGAAAATATTGATTGTGGATATGCTGCTTTTAATAATCGGTACCTTTGGACTGCTGTTCATTAATAAAAATAATTCGATTTTTGCATATTTGCTTTTTGTAATTTGTGGAACAGGATTAAGTGGTGCAGCGTTTATTTTCCCACAGGCAATGCTTAGTGAAATTTCTGCAAAGCTGTCAGAAATAAAAAAAGTAAGTTTGGAAGGCTTTATGTTTGGAATACAGGGAATGTTTTTAAAATTGGCATTTCTAGTTCAGCAGGTTGTTCAGTCAACTTTGTTAGTTGCTGGAAATCAAAATATTCAAAATGGCGTAAAAGGTGCAACTGAACTGGGGGTTAAGATAACGCTTGTTGTGGCATTGGTTCTGTTTGGTGTTTCATTGTTTTTTTATAATTTAAAAAAGGAAGATTAATTTAGTTAATTATTATTGTTTATAAATAAAAAATGGAGGTTTTTATGGAAATAAGAGATTTGCAAAAAAAGGCAAAAATATTGAGGAAAGATATTATTGAAATGGTTTATGGAGCGAAATCGGGGCATCCAGGAGGTTCGCTTTCAATTGCTGATATTTTGGCTGTGCTTTACTGGAAAGAAATGAATATTGATCCAAAAAATCCAAAAATGGAAAACAGAGATAGGCTGGTGCTTAGTAAAGGCCATGCAGCTCCTGCACTTTATGCAGCTTTAATTGAGAAAGGATTTTTAGGCGAAGAAGGGAAAAATCTTATTCCAACATTGAGAAAATGGAATTCTCCGCTTCAAGGGCATCCTGACATGAAAAAACTGTCTGGAGTTGAAATGTCAACTGGTTCACTTGGACAAGGGCTTTCTGCCGCAAATGGAATGGCTTTGAGTGCGAAAATTTATAAAAATAATTATAGAGTTTATGCAATTTTGGGAGATGGAGAATTGCAGGAAGGGCAAATTTGGGAAGCGGTTATGACTGCTGCACACTATAAACTTGATAATTTAGTTGCAATAGTTGATTATAACAATTTACAAATTGATGGAAAAGTTTCGGATGTAATGAATGTTGCTCCGATTGGAGAAAAATTTGAGGCATTTGATTGGAATGCAATTGAAATTGATGGACATAATTATGAAGAAATTATAAATGCCCTTAATACAGCAAGAACAGTTAAAGATAAGCCAACAGTTATCGTTGCAAATACTATAAAAGGCAAAGGCGTTTCATTTATGGAAAATAATGCAGGATTCCATGGAGCTGCTCCGAATGAGGAAGAATATAAAAAAGCGATGGAAGAATTGAACTAAGATTAAAATTCAGATTTTTAAATAGAATAGCAATTAGAAGTAAAAGTTGTAAAAAGTAGATTCGCTTGGAAGTAATAGTATTTAAAATTATGAAAAAACAAATATTTTGAAGCAAAGCAGCTTAGTTCTTTATAAAAAATAAAAAGAATTGAGTTGATGAACATATCTATTTATTTATACAGAAAGAAATTCTGCCCTTTTTTAAAGAAGAGGAGAAAATAAACAGGAAAAGCTATATTAATAGGATTTCATAAATTTTTACAAATAAGCAAATATCAATATTAAAAATAGGAGAATAATAACAATGGAAAAAAAATCAACTAGAGTGGCTTATGGGGAAACACTGGTTAAATTGGGGAAAATAAATAAAGATATAGTAGTACTGGAAGCTGATTTGTCAAAATCGACAATGACTGCATATTTCCAAAAGGAATTTCCAGAAAGACATATAAACATTGGAATTGCAGAAGCTGACATGATTGCAACCGCAGCAGGAATTGCAACAACTGGTAAAATAGCATTTGCTTCGACTTTTGCACATTTTGCAGCAGGACGTGCTTTTGATCAAATTAGAAATTCGGTAGCATATACTCAATTAAATGTAAAAATTTGTCCGACTCACGCAGGAATTTCGTTAGGAGAAGATGGAGGTTCGCATCAATCAGTTGAAGATGTGGCTTTAATGCGTGCAGTTCCAGGAATGGTTGTATTATCTCCAGCAGATGCAGTTGAAACAGAGAAAATGATCTTTGCAGTAGCCGAATATGAAGGACCTGTTTATGTAAGACTTGGAAGATTGAATATTCCAGTATTATTTGATGAAAATTATAAATTTGAAATAGGAAAAGCTGTAACTTTGACACAAGGTAATGATGTGGCAATATTAGCAACAGGACTTATGGTTTCAGAAGCCTTAAAAGCTGCAAAAGTATTGGAAGAAAAAGGTATAAAAGCAAGAGTAATTAATGTTTCAACAATAAAACCGCTTGATAAAGAAACAGTTTTAAAAGCTGCAAAAGAATGTAAATTTATTGTAACAAGTGAAGAACATTCAGTAATTGGCGGATTAGGTAGTGCAGTTTCAGAATACTTATCAGAAGTTCATCCAACAAAAGTAATAAGACATGGAATACAAGATATTTTTGGACAAAGTGCAGATGGAGAAACTATGCTTACAAATTATGGATTAAGAGCTAAAAATATTGCAGAAGCAGTTTTAAAAAATATTTAATTGGGAAAATATTTTTGGAAATTTTATATACTTGCATTTGTCTTTTAAATATGCTATAATCAAAATGCTATAAAATACATTAATAAAAAACAAAAAAATAAAATAAAATGGAGGAAAAATTAAAATGGCAAAAGCTAAATTTGAGAGAAGCAAACCACACGTAAACATAGGGACAATAGGTCACGTTGACCACGGTAAGACAACAACAACAGCAGCAATTTCAAAAGTATTATCTGAAAAAGGTCTAGCTGAAAAAGTTGACTTCGAAAACATTGACCAAGCCCCTGAAGAAAGAGAAAGAGGGATTACAATTAACACAGCTCACATTGAGTATGAAACAGAAAAAAGACACTACGCTCACGTAGACTGTCCAGGCCATGCTGACTATGTAAAAAACATGATTACAGGGGCAGCACAAATGGATGGAGCTATCTTAGTAGTATCAGCAGCTGACGGTCCAATGCCTCAAACAAGAGAACACATCTTGCTGGCAAGACAAGTTGGAGTTCCTTACATTGTAGTATACTTGAACAAGGTAGACATGGTAGATGACGAAGAGTTATTAGAATTAGTAGAAATGGAAGTAAGAGAACTATTGAACGAATATGGATTCCCAGGAGATGACGTGCCAGTAATCAAAGGGTCTTCATTAGGAGCATTAAATGGGGAACAAAAATGGGTAGATGCAATTGCAGAACTAATGGACGCAGTGGATGAATATATTCCGACACCAGAAAGACCAGTTGACCAACCATTCCTGATGCCAATTGAAGATGTATTTACAATTACAGGAAGAGGAACAGTAGTAACAGGAAGAGTAGAAAGAGGAGTAGTGAAAGTTGGGGAAGAAGTAGAAATTGTAGGAATCAAGCCAACTTCAAAAACTACAGTAACAGGAGTAGAAATGTTCAGAAAATTATTGGATTCAGGACAAGCTGGAGATAATATAGGAGCATTGCTAAGAGGAACTAAGAAAGAAGAAGTGGAAAGAGGGCAAGTACTTGCAAAACCAGGAACAATCACTCCACATACAGGATTTAAATCAGAAGTATATGTATTGACAAAAGATGAAGGAGGAAGACATACACCATTCTTCACAGGATACAAGCCACAATTCTACTTCAGAACGACTGACATTACAGGAGAAGTAAACTTACCAGAAGGAGTAGAAATGGTAATGCCTGGAGACAACATAGAAATGACAGTGGAACTAATTCACCCAATCGCAATGGAAGAAGGATTAA
It encodes:
- a CDS encoding MFS transporter; the encoded protein is MSSRLTKKSYIIYGLGVSYFMIDQIYNQWLSYYYLPPETEKNLVPLLKPQYLVLAFIFARIIDAISDPVVGFLSDNSKSRFGKRSIFMLIGGLPLGLLTIMYFYPVKSSQLVTLIYLSIVGGLYFTAYTLVAAPYNALIPDLASNKEERLNLSTMQSTFRLIFTGIAMVLPGILISKLGRINGVLNTEVGIRKTVILITILSVLGIYACVFFLKEKQLTQNRPKTESLGFMKSISHLKNKEIILYFLGYFFFFCGFNILRGDLTYYLSAVMQKDIKYLTVISVVLFGMAGLFFPITNKFGKKYSYKKILIVDMLLLIIGTFGLLFINKNNSIFAYLLFVICGTGLSGAAFIFPQAMLSEISAKLSEIKKVSLEGFMFGIQGMFLKLAFLVQQVVQSTLLVAGNQNIQNGVKGATELGVKITLVVALVLFGVSLFFYNLKKED
- a CDS encoding transketolase family protein, encoding MEKKSTRVAYGETLVKLGKINKDIVVLEADLSKSTMTAYFQKEFPERHINIGIAEADMIATAAGIATTGKIAFASTFAHFAAGRAFDQIRNSVAYTQLNVKICPTHAGISLGEDGGSHQSVEDVALMRAVPGMVVLSPADAVETEKMIFAVAEYEGPVYVRLGRLNIPVLFDENYKFEIGKAVTLTQGNDVAILATGLMVSEALKAAKVLEEKGIKARVINVSTIKPLDKETVLKAAKECKFIVTSEEHSVIGGLGSAVSEYLSEVHPTKVIRHGIQDIFGQSADGETMLTNYGLRAKNIAEAVLKNI
- the tuf gene encoding elongation factor Tu; amino-acid sequence: MAKAKFERSKPHVNIGTIGHVDHGKTTTTAAISKVLSEKGLAEKVDFENIDQAPEERERGITINTAHIEYETEKRHYAHVDCPGHADYVKNMITGAAQMDGAILVVSAADGPMPQTREHILLARQVGVPYIVVYLNKVDMVDDEELLELVEMEVRELLNEYGFPGDDVPVIKGSSLGALNGEQKWVDAIAELMDAVDEYIPTPERPVDQPFLMPIEDVFTITGRGTVVTGRVERGVVKVGEEVEIVGIKPTSKTTVTGVEMFRKLLDSGQAGDNIGALLRGTKKEEVERGQVLAKPGTITPHTGFKSEVYVLTKDEGGRHTPFFTGYKPQFYFRTTDITGEVNLPEGVEMVMPGDNIEMTVELIHPIAMEEGLRFAIREGGRTVASGVVATITK
- a CDS encoding transketolase produces the protein MEIRDLQKKAKILRKDIIEMVYGAKSGHPGGSLSIADILAVLYWKEMNIDPKNPKMENRDRLVLSKGHAAPALYAALIEKGFLGEEGKNLIPTLRKWNSPLQGHPDMKKLSGVEMSTGSLGQGLSAANGMALSAKIYKNNYRVYAILGDGELQEGQIWEAVMTAAHYKLDNLVAIVDYNNLQIDGKVSDVMNVAPIGEKFEAFDWNAIEIDGHNYEEIINALNTARTVKDKPTVIVANTIKGKGVSFMENNAGFHGAAPNEEEYKKAMEELN